The window TGCAAATCCATAATTACCTATATCAATTGAATGTTATTAGATATTGTATAGCTGAAACTGGAAGAGAAATCTGGATTTTTACTTATAGACGTCGCCCCTGAAATCAACTCTATGAATTAAGACGACCTTTTGTTCCCATATAACTTCATAAACAATTCTGAATCTACCTTTTCGTATACGATACTTATTCTTATCACCTTTCAGTTTAGCAACATCAAGGGATTTTATAGGAACCGGGTCATCCTTTAAGATAAAAATTGCCTCTTTGAGGCGTTTTCTGTCATGTTTTTGCAGGGAAGATATAAATTTCAAAGATTTTTCTTTGATATTGA is drawn from ANME-2 cluster archaeon and contains these coding sequences:
- a CDS encoding type II toxin-antitoxin system RelE/ParE family toxin — translated: MTFDINIKEKSLKFISSLQKHDRKRLKEAIFILKDDPVPIKSLDVAKLKGDKNKYRIRKGRFRIVYEVIWEQKVVLIHRVDFRGDVYK